From the genome of Bosea sp. Tri-49, one region includes:
- a CDS encoding RDD family protein, which translates to MSNPSYRQPPIVALEDRPLQDTRGVLGSRLFAWIGDVVVLFILGSIVWFLLAILGIVTFGLTWLLMGGATVAVALGYAAITIGGRKQATLGMRMAGLRVETASGGRPEALAAAVHALFFYVAASTVALWFVDIACGLVREDRRLGHDILTGLVVVRA; encoded by the coding sequence ATGTCGAACCCGTCCTATCGCCAGCCGCCGATCGTCGCGCTGGAGGACCGGCCGCTGCAGGATACGCGCGGCGTGCTCGGCTCGCGCCTGTTCGCCTGGATCGGCGACGTCGTCGTCCTGTTCATTCTGGGCAGCATCGTCTGGTTCCTGCTCGCGATACTCGGCATTGTCACCTTCGGCTTGACCTGGCTCCTGATGGGCGGCGCGACCGTCGCAGTCGCGCTCGGCTATGCCGCCATCACCATCGGCGGGCGCAAGCAGGCGACGCTTGGCATGCGCATGGCGGGGCTTCGGGTCGAGACCGCCTCGGGCGGCCGGCCGGAGGCACTGGCAGCCGCCGTGCATGCGCTGTTCTTCTATGTCGCGGCCAGCACGGTCGCGCTCTGGTTCGTCGATATCGCCTGCGGGCTGGTGCGCGAGGATCGCCGGCTCGGCCACGACATCCTGACCGGGCTCGTGGTGGTGCGCGCCTGA
- a CDS encoding DUF6163 family protein: MAVLRDGEVLRGPRQAGEARRGIRWRLLLVWLLRLLSVVWIGKGLYHWAMILGLGLDTGPAFETRPLTFQAITVYFAVFDLVAGVGLWLTATWGGVLWLLAAVSQLLLGFFFPRWLTLSPALIGTYVALMLAYFLATWAAENQES; encoded by the coding sequence ATGGCGGTGCTGCGCGACGGCGAGGTTCTGCGCGGCCCGCGCCAGGCGGGCGAGGCCAGGCGCGGCATACGCTGGCGGCTGCTCCTGGTCTGGTTGCTGCGCCTGCTCTCGGTGGTGTGGATCGGCAAAGGTCTCTACCACTGGGCGATGATCCTCGGCCTCGGACTGGACACCGGCCCAGCCTTCGAGACGCGCCCGCTGACCTTCCAGGCGATCACCGTCTATTTCGCCGTCTTCGATCTCGTCGCCGGCGTCGGCCTCTGGCTGACCGCGACCTGGGGCGGCGTGCTCTGGCTGCTCGCCGCTGTCAGCCAGCTCCTGCTCGGCTTCTTCTTCCCGCGCTGGCTGACGCTGTCGCCCGCTTTGATCGGCACCTATGTCGCGCTGATGCTGGCCTATTTCCTGGCGACCTGGGCGGCGGAAAACCAGGAGTCCTGA
- a CDS encoding class I SAM-dependent methyltransferase, producing the protein MQQDEIWDNEAAKSYDTPGTGMFSPEVLEPAVERLAQLAEGGGALEFAIGTGRVAVPLSERKVPVVGIEFSPAMVTELRTKVDEATIPVVIGDMATATVPGSYSLVYLVYNTISNLLTQAQQVACFRNAARHLSPGGRFVVELGVPELRKLPPGQQAVVWHSEAGYIGLDTYDTLRQLIVSHHVRFGEGRQAELFRSPHRYIWPAELDLMAQLAGFALESRHADWCGAPFTAESRSHVSVYRLAG; encoded by the coding sequence ATGCAGCAGGATGAGATCTGGGACAACGAGGCGGCCAAATCCTATGACACGCCCGGCACCGGAATGTTCTCGCCGGAGGTGCTGGAGCCGGCGGTAGAGCGGCTGGCGCAACTCGCCGAGGGCGGCGGAGCGCTTGAATTCGCGATCGGGACCGGCCGTGTCGCCGTACCGCTGAGCGAACGGAAGGTTCCCGTGGTCGGCATCGAGTTCTCGCCAGCGATGGTCACCGAATTACGGACCAAGGTGGATGAAGCGACGATTCCCGTCGTAATCGGCGATATGGCGACCGCCACCGTTCCCGGCAGCTATTCGCTCGTCTACCTCGTCTACAACACGATATCGAACCTGCTCACGCAGGCGCAGCAAGTGGCCTGCTTCCGCAATGCGGCGCGCCATCTTTCGCCTGGCGGCCGTTTTGTGGTCGAGCTCGGGGTGCCGGAACTGCGCAAGCTGCCGCCCGGGCAGCAGGCGGTCGTCTGGCACTCGGAGGCGGGCTATATCGGCCTCGACACCTACGACACGCTGCGCCAGCTGATCGTGTCGCATCATGTCAGATTCGGCGAGGGCAGGCAGGCCGAGCTCTTCCGCTCACCGCATCGCTATATCTGGCCGGCGGAGCTCGACCTGATGGCTCAGCTGGCCGGCTTCGCGCTCGAGAGCCGGCATGCCGATTGGTGCGGAGCGCCGTTCACGGCGGAGTCGCGCTCGCACGTCTCCGTCTATCGCCTGGCTGGTTAG
- the ldtR gene encoding transcriptional regulator LdtR: MKSNVKTVEPTAADEVQLKVKPLYLESLTLVERLHRRLLDVIKDEFERRNRDDVNSVQALLLYNIGDAELSASELRTRGYYLGSNVSYNVKKLVELGFLHHARSRIDRRSVRISLTEKGGEVHNIVKGVYDKHVRTVEQIGGIAADDFERMNNALLRLERFWTDQIRYKL, from the coding sequence ATGAAGAGCAATGTAAAGACTGTGGAGCCGACCGCGGCTGATGAGGTTCAGCTCAAGGTGAAGCCGCTTTACCTTGAGTCCCTCACCTTGGTCGAGCGGCTGCATCGCCGGCTGCTCGACGTGATCAAGGACGAATTCGAGCGCCGCAACCGCGACGACGTCAACAGCGTGCAGGCGCTGCTCCTCTACAATATCGGCGACGCCGAGCTCTCCGCCAGCGAGCTGCGCACCCGCGGCTATTATCTCGGCTCGAACGTCTCCTACAACGTCAAGAAGCTGGTCGAGCTCGGCTTCCTGCACCATGCCCGGTCGCGGATCGACCGTCGCTCGGTGCGCATCAGCCTGACTGAGAAGGGCGGCGAGGTGCACAACATCGTCAAGGGCGTCTACGACAAGCATGTCCGCACGGTCGAGCAGATCGGCGGCATCGCGGCCGACGACTTCGAGCGCATGAACAACGCCCTGCTGCGCCTCGAGCGCTTCTGGACCGACCAGATCCGCTACAAGCTCTGA
- a CDS encoding branched-chain amino acid ABC transporter permease — MTSAIVASSNASVLALASLSMRALLTSILLCLALAACGRFDTDQIRACRLAIPALNPSDTVITIEGTGTGPRADILRITYRAQAPEAQPRRRTIDCIFAGEGTTLQRGALAGLASDGVPMTDASFLLLRRFYLEYKTEPPVDPGASPGADLVTLSPGLAYGLQQGLAALPSAAIYALLASAYALIYGLNGRILLTFGEFSALGALAAVVGVALTLSLAVSTPVSGLFIAFAVAIAVSALHGFAMGRFVLRHLDKSNGQQVLIATIGLAIALSEYLRLAQGPELRWLPPVFNEPLPLARAEQFIVTATPVSLAMAGLGFSAATCLILYLARSAYGRAWRAVSDDARTASLFGIDPRAVHDRALIIACAICGAAGVIVTVIYGGMGFSGGFTLGLKALVAAVLGGIGSVPGACLGGLVIAAFEVLWSATMPLEQRDIAVYSLLAVTLILRPGGFFGDGALTPRQV; from the coding sequence ATGACGAGCGCCATTGTCGCGAGTTCCAACGCCTCGGTTCTCGCGCTAGCGTCACTGTCGATGCGCGCCCTGCTCACGTCGATTCTGCTCTGCCTCGCGCTCGCTGCCTGCGGGCGCTTCGACACCGATCAGATTCGCGCCTGCCGGCTGGCCATCCCGGCCCTGAACCCGTCCGACACCGTCATCACCATCGAAGGCACTGGCACCGGCCCGCGCGCCGACATCTTGCGCATCACCTACCGGGCGCAGGCGCCAGAGGCTCAGCCGCGGCGGCGCACCATCGACTGCATCTTTGCCGGAGAAGGCACCACGCTACAGCGTGGCGCGCTGGCGGGCCTTGCCTCCGATGGCGTGCCTATGACCGATGCGAGCTTCCTGCTGCTGCGGCGCTTCTACCTCGAATACAAGACGGAGCCGCCTGTCGATCCGGGTGCCTCGCCAGGCGCCGACCTCGTCACCCTGTCGCCCGGCCTCGCCTATGGCCTGCAGCAGGGCCTAGCCGCCCTGCCCTCGGCCGCGATCTATGCACTGCTCGCCAGCGCCTATGCGCTGATTTACGGGCTCAACGGCCGCATCCTGCTGACTTTCGGCGAGTTCTCGGCGCTGGGTGCGCTCGCCGCCGTGGTCGGCGTGGCACTGACCTTGTCGCTCGCCGTCTCGACGCCGGTCTCGGGCCTGTTCATCGCCTTTGCCGTCGCGATCGCGGTCAGCGCGCTGCACGGCTTCGCCATGGGCCGCTTCGTGCTGCGCCATCTCGACAAGAGCAATGGCCAGCAGGTGCTGATCGCGACGATCGGCCTCGCCATCGCGCTCTCGGAATATTTGCGCCTCGCACAAGGTCCCGAACTGCGCTGGCTGCCGCCGGTGTTCAACGAGCCGCTGCCGCTGGCGCGGGCCGAGCAATTCATCGTCACCGCGACGCCGGTCTCGCTCGCCATGGCGGGGCTGGGCTTCTCGGCTGCGACCTGCCTCATCCTTTATCTCGCCCGCTCGGCCTATGGCCGGGCCTGGCGCGCAGTCTCCGACGACGCCCGCACGGCTTCCCTCTTCGGCATCGATCCTCGCGCGGTGCATGACCGGGCGCTGATCATCGCCTGCGCGATCTGCGGCGCGGCCGGCGTCATCGTCACGGTGATTTATGGCGGCATGGGCTTTTCAGGCGGCTTCACGCTCGGCCTCAAGGCGCTGGTCGCCGCCGTGCTCGGCGGGATCGGCTCGGTGCCGGGCGCCTGCCTCGGCGGCCTCGTCATCGCCGCCTTCGAAGTGCTGTGGTCGGCGACGATGCCGCTCGAACAGCGCGACATCGCAGTCTATAGCTTGCTCGCCGTGACGCTGATCCTGCGCCCCGGCGGCTTCTTCGGTGACGGCGCGCTGACGCCGCGCCAGGTCTGA
- a CDS encoding nuclear transport factor 2 family protein codes for MMKTTRTIAGPMLAILAMGVMLSAPLRAQEAQIERDNRALVESGMKAWADGTGSPYDLLADDARWTIAGNSRAAKTYPSKAAFLAEVIRPFNARMRERLIPTVHRYHVEGDRVIIRFDAAGLARDGKPYTNSYAWFLRLKDRQIVEAEAFFDSVAFDDLWTRVSPAP; via the coding sequence ATGATGAAGACCACCAGGACAATCGCGGGTCCGATGCTCGCCATACTCGCCATGGGCGTCATGCTCTCGGCCCCGCTTCGCGCCCAGGAAGCGCAGATCGAGCGTGACAACCGGGCGCTCGTCGAAAGCGGCATGAAGGCCTGGGCCGACGGCACTGGCAGCCCTTACGACCTGCTCGCCGACGACGCGCGCTGGACAATCGCCGGCAATTCGCGCGCCGCGAAGACCTATCCGAGCAAGGCGGCCTTCCTCGCCGAGGTGATCCGCCCGTTCAACGCCCGGATGCGCGAGCGGCTGATCCCCACTGTCCATCGCTACCATGTCGAGGGCGATAGGGTGATCATTCGTTTCGATGCCGCTGGCCTCGCACGCGACGGCAAGCCCTACACCAACAGCTATGCCTGGTTCCTGCGCCTGAAGGATCGCCAGATCGTGGAGGCGGAGGCCTTCTTCGACAGCGTCGCCTTCGACGATCTGTGGACCCGGGTCAGCCCTGCCCCGTGA
- a CDS encoding class I SAM-dependent methyltransferase: MQTETVALTREKETLLITLWAKAGESLLPDSLLEDRFAAQAAARIDYDFARLKVDRDLMVGLAMRAHTLDGWTRDFLGRHDNAIVLHLGCGLDSRVFRIDPPAGIDWYEVDYPDVIALRQKLYPARDGYHLIGSSVTEPGWIADLPQDRPTMIVAEGLLPYLPEEEVPLLLERLVRHCRAGEIVFDAYSPLGLRMIALQPSVKATGATLHWALDDPAELERQVPGLTLETELTAYDPDGYDPAQIARMSWPARLAIQFFSLIPPLARIGLLLRYRF; the protein is encoded by the coding sequence ATGCAGACCGAAACGGTCGCGTTGACCCGCGAGAAGGAAACCCTGCTGATCACGCTCTGGGCCAAGGCTGGCGAGAGCCTGCTGCCGGATTCCCTGCTCGAGGATCGCTTCGCCGCGCAGGCGGCAGCGCGCATCGACTATGATTTCGCCAGGCTCAAGGTCGACCGCGACCTGATGGTCGGCCTCGCTATGCGCGCCCATACCCTCGACGGCTGGACGCGCGATTTTCTCGGGAGGCATGACAACGCGATCGTGCTGCATCTCGGCTGCGGCCTCGACAGCCGTGTCTTCCGGATCGATCCGCCCGCCGGCATCGATTGGTATGAAGTCGACTATCCAGACGTCATCGCGCTCAGGCAAAAGCTCTACCCGGCGCGCGATGGCTATCATCTGATCGGCAGCTCAGTAACGGAGCCGGGCTGGATCGCCGACCTGCCGCAGGACCGCCCGACGATGATCGTGGCCGAAGGCCTTCTGCCTTACCTGCCGGAAGAAGAGGTACCGCTGCTGCTGGAGCGGCTGGTGCGGCACTGCCGCGCCGGCGAGATCGTCTTCGACGCCTACAGCCCGCTTGGCCTGCGCATGATCGCGCTGCAGCCTTCGGTCAAGGCGACCGGCGCGACATTGCACTGGGCGCTCGATGACCCCGCCGAGCTGGAGCGGCAGGTCCCGGGCCTGACCCTCGAGACCGAGCTGACGGCCTATGATCCCGATGGCTATGACCCGGCGCAGATCGCCCGGATGTCCTGGCCGGCGCGGCTGGCGATCCAATTCTTCTCGCTGATCCCGCCGTTGGCGCGGATCGGCCTGCTGCTGCGCTATCGCTTCTGA
- a CDS encoding enoyl-CoA hydratase/isomerase family protein — protein sequence MSDEPDIICEIRGSAGFVVLNRPKALNALNLGMVRELAKALDAWEHDPAVTRIVVTGAGEKAFCAGGDIRSLHDLGKAGQYDEMLAFWREEYVLNARIQSYPKPYVALVDGIVMGGGVGVSLHGNHRVAGERWLFAMPEVGIGFFPDVGATYALPRLPDHAGTYLALTGDRVGQADALALGLATHAVPSVRMAELAEALTGLESVDATIARFAGDPGPGKLAPERATIAHCFGAATLPDVLGRLDAKAASGDAFAAKTLATIRAKSPTSVAIAFEQMRRGASLGFAETMQLEFRIVSRILCGHDFYEGVRAVVIDKDQAPSWRPQTLEELDPAAVAAYFAPLGATELVVSS from the coding sequence ATGTCGGATGAGCCGGACATCATCTGCGAAATCCGCGGCAGCGCCGGCTTCGTCGTGCTCAATCGGCCGAAGGCGCTCAATGCGCTCAATCTCGGCATGGTGCGCGAACTGGCGAAGGCGCTCGACGCCTGGGAGCACGATCCTGCCGTCACCCGTATCGTCGTGACCGGCGCCGGCGAGAAGGCCTTCTGCGCCGGTGGCGATATCCGCAGCCTGCATGACCTCGGCAAGGCCGGCCAATACGACGAGATGCTCGCTTTTTGGCGCGAGGAGTACGTCCTCAACGCCCGCATCCAGAGCTATCCCAAGCCCTATGTCGCGCTGGTCGACGGCATCGTCATGGGCGGCGGTGTCGGCGTTTCGCTCCATGGCAACCATCGCGTTGCCGGCGAGCGCTGGCTTTTCGCCATGCCGGAGGTCGGCATCGGCTTCTTCCCCGATGTTGGCGCGACCTATGCCCTGCCGCGCCTGCCGGATCACGCCGGCACCTATCTCGCCCTGACCGGCGACCGTGTTGGTCAGGCCGATGCGCTGGCACTCGGGCTCGCGACACATGCGGTGCCCTCGGTGCGCATGGCCGAGCTTGCCGAGGCGCTGACCGGTTTAGAGTCGGTCGACGCCACGATCGCCCGCTTCGCTGGAGACCCCGGACCGGGCAAGCTGGCGCCTGAGCGCGCGACGATCGCGCATTGCTTCGGCGCGGCGACGCTGCCCGACGTCCTCGGCCGGCTCGATGCCAAGGCCGCAAGTGGCGATGCTTTCGCCGCCAAGACGCTCGCGACGATCCGAGCGAAGTCGCCGACCAGTGTCGCCATCGCCTTCGAGCAGATGCGCCGCGGCGCCTCGCTCGGCTTCGCGGAGACGATGCAGCTCGAATTCCGCATCGTCTCGCGGATTCTCTGCGGCCATGATTTCTACGAGGGCGTCCGCGCTGTGGTGATCGACAAGGATCAGGCTCCGTCCTGGCGGCCGCAGACGCTGGAAGAACTCGATCCGGCGGCAGTGGCGGCCTATTTCGCCCCGCTCGGAGCGACCGAGCTGGTTGTGAGCAGCTGA
- a CDS encoding threonine ammonia-lyase has translation MGSGFAISFADIEAAAQTIEGHVLKTPLMQAPRLSALTGAEIFVKHENMQATASFKERGAVNKLRSLDEDEKRRGVIAMSAGNHAQAVAYHAKRFGIPATIVMPETTPLVKIENTRAYGAEIVLFGETLYESAQKAREIAAEKSLVFVHPYDDAAVMAGQGTVALEMLREAPDLDMLLIPLGGGGLMAGNAIAAKALKPSIELIGVEAALYPSFHNAVHDTAMPIGGATLAEGIAVKTVGTQTLPVIKELVSDIVLVGEDLIERAVNAYATLQHTLAEGAGAAGLAAMLKEPERYRGRKVGLVLCGGNIDARLLAAIMVRELEREQRIASFRLTASDRPGLLGKVASLFGTLGANILEVSHGRLFLDVPAKGVTLDVTVETRDEAHTAAIEEALRKEGLAPRRIYPRGLAEPGG, from the coding sequence ATGGGCAGCGGCTTCGCGATCAGCTTCGCCGATATCGAGGCGGCTGCGCAGACCATCGAAGGTCATGTGCTGAAGACGCCGCTGATGCAGGCGCCGCGCCTCTCGGCGCTGACCGGCGCCGAGATCTTCGTCAAGCACGAGAACATGCAGGCGACGGCCTCCTTCAAGGAGCGCGGCGCGGTCAACAAGCTGCGCAGTCTCGACGAGGACGAGAAGCGCCGCGGCGTCATCGCGATGTCGGCCGGCAACCACGCCCAGGCGGTCGCCTACCACGCCAAGCGCTTCGGCATCCCTGCGACGATCGTGATGCCGGAGACGACGCCGCTGGTGAAGATCGAGAACACCCGCGCCTATGGCGCCGAGATCGTGCTGTTCGGCGAGACCCTCTACGAGTCGGCGCAGAAGGCGCGGGAGATCGCGGCCGAAAAGAGCCTGGTCTTCGTCCACCCTTACGATGATGCGGCGGTGATGGCCGGCCAGGGTACGGTCGCGCTGGAGATGCTGCGCGAGGCGCCTGATCTCGACATGCTGCTGATCCCGCTCGGCGGCGGCGGGCTGATGGCCGGCAACGCCATCGCCGCCAAGGCGCTGAAGCCGTCGATCGAGCTGATCGGCGTCGAGGCCGCCCTCTACCCGTCCTTCCACAATGCCGTGCATGACACGGCGATGCCGATCGGCGGGGCAACGCTGGCGGAGGGCATCGCGGTCAAGACGGTCGGCACGCAGACCCTGCCGGTGATCAAGGAGCTGGTCTCCGACATCGTGCTCGTCGGCGAGGACCTGATCGAGCGCGCCGTCAACGCCTATGCGACCTTGCAGCACACGCTGGCGGAGGGCGCCGGCGCCGCCGGGCTCGCGGCGATGCTGAAGGAGCCGGAGCGCTATCGCGGCCGCAAGGTCGGCCTCGTGCTCTGCGGCGGCAATATCGATGCGCGCCTGCTCGCCGCGATTATGGTGCGCGAACTCGAGCGCGAGCAACGCATCGCCAGCTTTCGTCTCACCGCCAGCGACCGGCCCGGCCTGCTCGGCAAGGTCGCGAGCCTGTTCGGCACGCTCGGCGCCAACATCCTCGAGGTCAGCCATGGCCGGCTCTTCCTCGACGTGCCGGCCAAGGGCGTGACGCTCGACGTCACCGTCGAGACCCGCGACGAAGCGCACACCGCCGCGATCGAGGAGGCGCTGCGCAAGGAAGGCCTCGCACCGCGCCGAATCTATCCGCGCGGCCTTGCGGAACCGGGTGGCTGA
- a CDS encoding GlcG/HbpS family heme-binding protein: MSITQAQARTAMAAAEREAATIGVPMNIAVYDDSANLKAFTRMDGALLGSVDIALGKARTAALFGFNTEALYEFSKPGGTSPGFDRTNGGLVVFAGGIPVRDAEGRLIGAVGVSGGAVAQDYQVAATAVAALATNA; this comes from the coding sequence ATGAGCATCACCCAGGCTCAGGCGCGGACCGCCATGGCCGCAGCGGAGCGCGAGGCCGCCACGATCGGCGTTCCCATGAACATCGCCGTCTATGACGACAGCGCCAACCTCAAGGCCTTCACCCGCATGGATGGCGCGTTGCTCGGCTCGGTCGACATCGCGCTCGGCAAGGCCCGCACCGCTGCATTGTTCGGCTTCAACACCGAGGCGCTCTACGAGTTCAGCAAGCCCGGCGGCACCTCGCCAGGCTTCGACCGGACGAATGGCGGGCTCGTGGTCTTCGCCGGCGGCATCCCGGTGCGCGACGCCGAAGGCCGCCTGATCGGCGCCGTCGGGGTGTCAGGCGGCGCAGTCGCGCAGGACTATCAGGTCGCGGCAACCGCTGTCGCGGCGCTCGCTACCAACGCATGA
- a CDS encoding L,D-transpeptidase family protein yields MPNIRLTRRETVLAMLSTAAAGVSLPAFAQQAEWRQSYDAGSRNAVQRSSTPMLSPAALAATEQAVEAYRALAARGGWPTLQVSEKLSVGSRGASVVALRQRLIITGDLDASAGDSNIYDSYVEGGVRRFQSRMGLSTTGSINRATLAALNVPVDRRIRQLETNIVRLRTWSGNLGNRYVVANIPAAAVETVENGHVATRHAAGVGKIDRQSPLLQTKIPEVNFNPTWTVPASIIRKDLIPKMQKEPSYLTENKIRIIGPNGEIPPERVNWRSDEATRYTFRQDPGGEFNSLGFVRINIPSPHGVYMHDTPSKGIFGDDFRFVSSGCIRVQNVRDYIAFLLKETPGWDRAKIDETIASGERVNARIANPVPCYWVYVTAWATPDGGVQFRDDIYNKDGLGPVPVAALQGDQDI; encoded by the coding sequence ATGCCGAATATTCGCCTGACCCGCCGCGAGACGGTTCTGGCTATGCTCTCGACTGCTGCCGCCGGCGTGAGCCTGCCGGCTTTCGCCCAGCAGGCCGAGTGGCGCCAGAGCTATGATGCCGGCTCGCGCAATGCGGTCCAGCGTTCCTCGACGCCGATGCTCTCGCCGGCCGCACTGGCCGCGACCGAGCAGGCGGTCGAGGCCTACCGTGCACTCGCCGCACGCGGCGGCTGGCCGACCCTGCAGGTCAGCGAGAAGCTCTCCGTCGGCTCGCGCGGCGCCAGTGTCGTCGCCTTGCGCCAGCGGCTGATCATCACTGGCGACCTCGATGCCTCCGCCGGCGACAGCAACATCTATGATTCCTATGTCGAGGGCGGCGTGCGCCGCTTCCAGTCGCGCATGGGGCTCTCGACCACCGGCAGCATCAACCGCGCCACGCTCGCCGCGCTCAACGTGCCGGTCGACCGGCGCATCCGCCAGCTCGAGACCAATATCGTGCGCCTGCGCACCTGGTCGGGCAATCTCGGCAATCGCTATGTCGTCGCCAACATCCCGGCCGCTGCGGTCGAGACGGTCGAGAACGGCCATGTCGCGACCCGCCACGCCGCCGGCGTCGGCAAGATCGATCGCCAGTCGCCGCTGCTGCAGACCAAGATCCCCGAGGTCAATTTCAACCCGACCTGGACGGTTCCCGCTTCGATCATCCGCAAGGATCTGATTCCGAAGATGCAGAAGGAACCGAGCTACCTCACCGAGAATAAGATCCGCATCATCGGGCCGAACGGCGAGATCCCGCCGGAGCGGGTCAACTGGCGCTCGGATGAAGCGACCCGCTACACCTTCCGCCAGGATCCGGGCGGCGAGTTCAACTCGCTCGGCTTCGTGCGCATCAACATCCCGAGCCCGCACGGCGTCTACATGCACGACACGCCGTCGAAGGGCATCTTCGGCGACGACTTCCGTTTCGTCTCCTCCGGCTGCATCCGCGTCCAGAACGTGCGCGACTACATCGCCTTCCTGCTCAAGGAGACGCCCGGCTGGGATCGCGCCAAGATCGACGAGACCATCGCCTCGGGCGAGCGCGTCAATGCCCGCATCGCCAATCCGGTGCCGTGCTACTGGGTCTATGTCACCGCCTGGGCGACGCCCGATGGCGGTGTGCAGTTCCGCGACGATATCTACAACAAGGATGGGCTCGGCCCGGTGCCGGTCGCTGCCCTGCAGGGCGATCAGGACATCTGA
- the hemB gene encoding porphobilinogen synthase: protein MASRVVRPFPAPQARQAETAAAMTDALGLTRRMRRNRKADWSRRLVRENRLTTDDLIWPIFLIDSADPISPVAWMPGVDRLNIDEAVRQAEAAARLGIPAIAPFPYVDRGLRDETGSEALNSRNLMCRAVRAIKAAVPEIGIICDAALDPYTSHGHDGVMDGEKILNDPSVGILVRQALALAEAGADVIAPSDMMDGRVGAIRAALDANGHEDAQIMAYSAKYASAYYGPFRDAIGTNATLVGDKRTYQMDPANSDEAIAEVALDLEEGADMVMIKPGLPYLDVIARVKDTFAVPTFAYQVSGEYAMIMAAANNGWLDGDKAMLESLLAFKRAGADGVLTYFAPRVAKMLKDIA from the coding sequence ATGGCATCTCGGGTTGTGCGGCCCTTCCCCGCGCCGCAGGCGCGGCAGGCCGAGACTGCGGCCGCCATGACGGACGCGCTCGGGCTCACCCGCCGCATGCGCCGCAACCGCAAGGCGGACTGGTCGCGCCGGCTGGTGCGCGAGAATCGCCTCACCACCGATGACCTGATCTGGCCGATCTTCCTGATCGATTCGGCCGACCCGATCTCGCCGGTCGCCTGGATGCCCGGTGTCGACCGGCTCAATATCGACGAAGCCGTGCGCCAGGCGGAAGCCGCAGCCAGGCTCGGCATCCCCGCGATCGCGCCCTTCCCCTATGTCGACCGCGGTTTGCGCGACGAGACCGGTTCCGAGGCACTCAATAGCCGCAACCTGATGTGCCGCGCGGTCAGGGCGATCAAGGCGGCGGTACCGGAGATCGGCATCATCTGCGACGCAGCGCTCGATCCCTATACCTCGCATGGCCATGACGGCGTGATGGATGGCGAGAAGATCCTGAACGACCCCAGCGTCGGCATCCTCGTCCGGCAGGCGCTGGCGCTGGCGGAAGCCGGTGCCGACGTGATTGCGCCCTCCGACATGATGGACGGGCGCGTCGGTGCGATCCGGGCCGCGCTCGATGCGAACGGCCACGAGGACGCGCAGATCATGGCCTATTCGGCCAAGTACGCCTCGGCCTATTATGGCCCGTTCCGCGACGCGATCGGCACCAATGCCACGCTCGTCGGCGACAAGCGCACCTACCAGATGGACCCGGCCAACAGCGACGAGGCCATCGCCGAGGTCGCGCTCGACCTCGAGGAGGGCGCCGACATGGTGATGATCAAGCCCGGCCTGCCCTATCTCGACGTGATCGCACGGGTGAAGGACACCTTTGCGGTGCCGACCTTCGCCTACCAGGTCTCGGGCGAGTACGCGATGATCATGGCCGCCGCCAATAATGGCTGGCTCGATGGCGACAAGGCGATGCTGGAGAGCCTGCTCGCCTTCAAGCGCGCCGGCGCCGACGGCGTGCTGACCTATTTCGCGCCGCGGGTGGCGAAGATGCTGAAGGATATCGCCTGA